In the Aptenodytes patagonicus chromosome 5, bAptPat1.pri.cur, whole genome shotgun sequence genome, CAGCCGGCCGCGCCGGCCCGGGCAGCGCGCGCTCTGCTCCGCTCTGCGTGACCGGCAGCCCCAGCGTCCGGACGGCAACGGGCCGAGCAgcacccgccgccgccagccgggGCCCCGCCCCCTGCGCGCGAACGGGCCGTGGCGGcacgcccccgccgccccgcgtgCTGTCGCGGCGCGCAGGCGCGCAGTGGTAGACCGGAAGCGTGACTGGCGTGTGGGCCGGCGCCGGGGAagcgctcccgccccgccccgtctgCCTGCCCTGCCGGCCGGGCGCGCAGCGGCCCCGGCGCCGGGAAGATGTTGCCCCTCTCCATCAAGGACGATGAGTACAAGCCGCCCAAACTCAACTTGCTCAGGAAGGTGTCGGGCTGGTTCAGGTGagcggcccggggcggcccggggcgggccgggccgggccgggcgcagcgggggccggggccgcggccgagCCCCCGccgaggggctggggaaggctgaCGCCGGGGGCGCCTGGGCCGCCCGGCGAGCGGGCCCGGCCTTCCGCCGCTGCCTCCTGCTGTACCGGCGGCGGGTAACCCTCTGTGTGCTCCGTGCGCAGGTCCATCCTGGCGGACAAGACCTCCCGCaacctcttcttcttcctctgcctcaatCTCTCCTTCGCCTTCGTGGAGCTGCTCTACGGCATCTGGAGTAACAggtaccggggcgggggggcgcggcgcggggcggccggccgggcgggagcggctcCCGGCGCGCAGGAAGCGGCGCCTCCCGCCGCGGCCAGTGCCACGTCTCCCtctcggcggggccgggccggggcgccgcgggccggggccgtgCGGCCGGGCCTGGCCTCCTGGCCCGCCGTCCGGAGGGGGCCGGTCGGCAGCGCGTTGGGGGCTGCTGGAAGGCTTCCCCCGGCCGGGAGCGCTCTCGTGGGTAGCGACCGGCTCCGCCGTCCCCTCAGCCGGATCCCAGCGGCTCAGGGGGGAGGCGCTCCTGCTCGGGGGCGCGACTCGGCGCGTTATGGAGGAACGCCGTTTGAAACGGGTGTCTTGCCGGCCGTGCTGCTCGGCTCTTTGCTGAGGAAGAAGCCTGCCCTTGGTGCGAGTTACAGGACCCAGGGGTCGTAACCGTGTCGTGCCTGCCGCTTGCCGCAGAGATCCTTTGTCCGGGAATGTGGCTTCGTTTGTAAGATGATAGCTGGGCGGCAAAACCCAGCGCTGCACCAAGCATCCCTGTCTCTGAGTGAGAAACGGGAATTAACACATCCTGGTATAGACGAGTGGTACTTTATGTAGCATACAAATTCACAAAGGTGGAAAAACCGGGAGGGACTGGACTGAATTGCTACTGCAAAATCTGTAGTAAAATATaagcagaaatgcaaagtaaCTTTAGTACTGAGGTATGGTGTACAGGTAGAGAACGGACAACAGTAGTAGTATCTCCATCATGCTTCATGCTTGATAGAGTTGTTTTATGGTGGTATTTCAGTCTCTAAGTCAATACTTCAGTTTGAAGTGGACAGGTGTGGAAATGTCATTTAAGCCCAATAGTGCATCCTTCCACATGGAACTTAAAGTAGTCTTTATCAAAAGCTGTAGTATGGACACAGATTATCGGGAGTCTTAATCAAGTCTTGAGTGAAAGCAGGAATGCGGATTTGGAAACAGTTTCATCCTACTATTTATCATTTTTCTCTGAATCTCTCACACTGTACTATAAAATCCTTAACCTTGATTACAATAATTGCTACTCTAGCACTAGTGGGAACACAGTGCTATCTTGGGCACAGACTATCTTGGCAACGTGCTTGGTTTTGACTTTGTTGATTCACTTTGCAATTGTGTGATTGTGTGAGGATTATTGTATGCGTAGCCTGTTTATTCAAGTATggatatctttttttaataactcagaaggtgcaaatatttttctcaatgGTTCAGGTATAAAGAGCTTTATGTTCATGTAAGTTTGTTCTGATGTATGTCTTTTAAGCATAATGATTTTTTTGGTAGTGTGACCAGAAATGAAATCTATACCACAAAAAGTCCTGTATATGAGATAATTAAACTGAGAAACTGAAGTGACATTTGCCAGAAATTTGTTACAGAAGATTTGGGCTTACTGGAATTGAAAAGACTCTTACTTATTTTTGTTCATTATAGAGATTAAGAATTGGGATTTGCTGGATAGTTGTTAGTTGGACCTCTTGTTTATATTTCAAGTCACTAATTTCAGGTATCTTTACATTAAGCCTAGATTTTGGGCTAGAACAAAACAGTATCTTAGCAAGTATCTCTTTAAATAGAGAGGAGTAGCAGAGGGTGTAATGAGGAATGCCTTTAGTCAAAGCAGACGGTTCACGCCTTGGAAGAACAAACACATAACAAGCAAACAAGGAGCCCTATagggaaaattatttcctgaGTTTGAAAAACGCAGCTCCTTTGCTGTCCATGTGAGAGATGCAGAAACGGAACGTTTGTAAAGGGGATTTTCTGTATCACCTTGGAGCACTTCTTTATTCCACTGTGGCCTGTCTTGGGTATGGCCAGTGCCTGATGCTGCAAGTGTTAGGACCATGGTCTCGAATTGTGTTCTCTCTAGTGTCCCTGATGATGTCAGTGAGTGTAAGATAGCAAGGCTAACAGGCTGCCATGGTTATTCAGATGATTCTTCCTTTGGCTTCCACAGACTaaggaatttctttttaattgtgaTTCTGAAAACTACGCTTTCATCCATTTAAATTTACGCAGATTGCTGAGAGTTCTTTGACTAGGATATTCTTATTTCAAAATCAAATCTATGATTTTAGCCCCCAAAATTTTTGTCGGCAAGTTCTAAAAGTCttcaattttaatttgtttgtttgtttgttttaattattacttCTTACATTCTCCTTAGCTTTTGTTTGCCAAGTAAGTTGTTTCCTGAACTCACATAGCTGTTTTATTGTTTATATGATCCTCTTACAAATACTCTGGTATGGTGATGTTCTTGAAGCACAGACAACAGAACTGGATGTGGTATTTTGCTAGCTGAGAGCTTGTTTAAAGTCAAAATCTGCAACTTGGgctgttctgttttaaaatactattacATGCATACTTGTGTAATTTGGTATTAAACTTGTGTTATTAAATCAACTATGGAAGCATCCTCATTTAGACGTAATGTGTTTGAGTTTGTGAGGGTTTCTACTGGATTATACTCTGGATGACGTGTTCCAGTTCTAATGGAAGTTCTTGTGTACATCCCGTGTTGCTAGTGGTTGACTGGATCGCTGGTTTACTTTAGTAATCGCTTTGCACCCAGTTTTTTTAAGGTCTCGTTAATTTACAGGTCACTTAAAAAAAGCCTCAGATGAAATCAGATTGGCCTCTTACTAGGCATCCTATCGTTTGTGCAGTTGAATCTCTTATAGCTGTACCTATTATACAGAGCATGTTTATGCCATGTGGTGAAGTGTGTTGCAGACACAGTCTGTACTGACCCCTGTTGATAAATCCACATGCCTCTGGCTGCTTGGAGATGTCAGCTTAGGTCttgaaaccagcacagctgtgttGGTGTTGCACCTATGGTAAGTCTTGCCTCTGAGATTTGCAGGTGTGGGCACAGTGCCGTGGTAACTTGCTGTATGATTTCTGGTTCTAGAGCTAGTGTGGGATTTTGTTTCAGTAACAGCCCTTATACGCTCTTTCCCAGGAGACtctagaaaaaaacccccaaacctcagAAACCACTAGCTATCTCTGTTTAGCCATGCTTATTCCTTCCATTTCATAATTATTACAAACTTACGGTTACTGTCACCCTAATTACCTTCTACCTGAATGTTTggtgtgttttgtggttttttttccccgctgGATCTTCCTTACTGCTCAGAACCAAGCCTAAAATGAGCTGTCTCCCTAGGGATGTCAcctggttttggggagggggaagctgccACCTACACCCTTCAAGAATTCGATAGGGAATTCCATTCTGCTACTTCACGGGCATCCAGCTAAAACCTTTGGTCTTCCTTTAGAGTTTGTTCAGAAAAACTTCATCTGTTTCCTGCTTTGGCAGCTAGAGCACCTAAGGACAATTTATCATGACATCGTCCTCTGCCTTAAATGTGTTATAgttgtatgtatatatacttctgtatgtgtgtgtaaagtatatatgtaaatatagagAGAGAGCAAGACTTTTGTTCTGTCTCCTCTCCTCCAGACCCACTTCTTCCACAGTTGAGTGTTTCATCTGAAACACATCGGATTAATCTTGAAATTTATTTCAGTCAGGCTGAAATGGTTTGGTTTCTTAACGTGAAGTAGTTTGAACTTTGGCTAATGAAACTTTGTATTTGACTTCAGTGTGAAAACGTGGCTGTCCTTTAGAATTTGTTACTACCAGTAATTgctttttgttcttcagtttccAAGAACTGAGTTGTGTACTAATTGTTTGTAGACAACCAAAGGATTGGGAAAAGGGAACTTTTGGGACAATTGTAGTAACAAATGCACATCAGTACCTCTGTACCAAATGCCTTTTCAAATATGAAGCAATTCTTGTGTTTTGATGCCCATACTTCCTTGCAGACTTACAGAACCTGTTTATGATTAGTAATTCAGTAAAATTTGGTAACTGTTGTGTGTGGTGTTAAATCCAATTTACGTACAGCCTACAAACTGATACGAGTTCTACTGACTGGGTAACTTGTGAACTAAGTTAAGTTGCTTTGAACTTTGTAGGGTaaaacagcatgctaaacttttcCTGTGTTTGCCAGTCAAGACTGTAGTTGTGTATTGGTCATTGAAATAAACCATTTAAGAAGTGGTGTCTCAGCATCTGCTTCCTTCAGCTTCTAGATCAAAGCTGAGTGTGTGTCTTCTAGTCAATGCTTTGCAGCTGATAAGGCAAAGATTTGAGGACTAATAAGgtttaaaagcagcagctcatCATTGTTCTAATACCACTCTATCATTTTTGAACTGGAATTAGCTTGGATCCATTCAGCTGAAAGCACAGATAGAGCaagtatttgtttgcttttatttctgtgtggaCATACTCCAGTCAAACTAGAAGAGTAATGGTGATCACCAGCAAAAGGAGCAAATGATTGCTATCTTTACCCTTAGCAAAACGAAAAGGCAGCCATCCATAGCAACTTAGCACTCTTGTCCgcgtttttattttttaaaatcgtTGATAGAGCTCTGTGCTCTCAGGAGTATTATTGTTGCTTCCTTTGGTTTAGTGTAGCTTCACCACAGTATGTTAACCTTGGATGTGTGTGATCCCAGTGGAAATCAGGATGCTGGAAACCTTGCTTTTGGCTGTGAAGTAATGTAGTTACCTATCCCTCTCTCATCATAGTCTGTTATAGTGAGAAGAACTAGATGCATCTTGGATAAGTTCTATACCTGTTTATGATTCAGGCTGAAGGTTTGTGATTGGAAATTTGGAGACTGAGCAGcaatagattaaaaagaaagcaggtcTGGTGCTTTGGCAGTGCTATCAGGGACTGCCTTCTCTGCTCAGGTAAAATGTAAAAACAGATGTAAACATAAAAGGTGGCTATTTAGGAAAGGTATGTAGTAGTCAAAAGTACTTAACAAGTATATTGCTTGCTGTCCTGCTTTTATTTCAGGCAAAAGAGAGTATAATCTTAGAATTCCCCATGTACTGAAACTCCATTTTTTCAGCCTGCCCTACTCGTAGAAGGTGTCAAGTTGCTGCAGTGTGAATGAACATCAAAGACAAGTTCTCATCTGATGATGTGTTAGTTCTGAAATAAGATGCTTGAGAGGAAAACTGCTATGCTGAAGTAGACTTCACAGTCTTGGCATGTTTGACATAATAAACTAAAATTATAAGTGGAAGACTTCAGTCTTTACAGGCCTAAAATATTTTGTCACAGGCATACGTTTGTCAAAATTTTATGAAACTTTATTTTGATTGattcattggggttttttttactgcagaCATTAAAGAATTTTTGACCAATTTTCCCTGTGTGTGAAGACTCTGCCAAAGTATCAAGTTTGAAAATGGATTTGAGAATATTGCTTTTGTAAATGCTTAGTGCCATCACTATGGTGGTATCGGTAGTCTTCAGCAGAACAGTCTTAGTGTTATTGCACTAGTTAACCTATATGCATGGCGTATAATAGATACTCAAAAGCAGTCTCTTTAaacccaattttcttttttaactagatgtaaaatactgcttttacaaACATATGTGGGGTcaatatttaaatgaaacttcTGTGTATACACTTTTCCAGCCAAATTTGCTCATATGGTCAAACTATAAATCGAAATATAAGAACAAATACCTGCCACTAGAATTATGCTGGCAAGAGGTGCGGCTGCGAGTATAGCAACTCCAGGGGCTTTGATTTGTGTCAGTGGAAACCACCCCCCTGCTACCACCAAAATCATATGCTAGGAGGATTTTTTGCCAAGTGCTCTTCCAAAGTGCCTCCCCTAAGCTGACAAAAGCAGTTTTGTCATCATATTTGTATTGGTGATCTAGTGTGGGTTTCTCCTCTGTGCTGGCAAAACCACGTCTGAAGCTTAGACACACAGTGTATTCTGCTAGCGTGTAAAAgattaaatgctgtttttttcaTACTCAACATGTAGCATATGGaacataacactttttttttcctgttcttttccagTTTAGGTCTAATATCAGattcttttcatatgttttttgACTGTACTGCTCTATTGGCTGGATTAGCAGCTTCAGTTATTTCAAAATGGAGGTCAAACGATGCTTTCTCATATGGGTAAGAAACTTCAGGCTGTTACCTTAATGTATTTTAGTAAATGTCTAGGTGGTAATTTTTCACTGTatgaacaaaacctttttttgcaGAACATGGAAAAGCTATGTTGAAAGGGTGGGTTTTTAAGGTGAGTTATGTAAACCTTTAAGTTAATATCCCCCTAGAAACAGTAAAAATGTGAAGGCATTGCTTTTGGGGAGCAGGTTTATCACTTCTAAGATCTCTGTGATCATACTAGTGGAAACAAGTTACGCAGCAGAAAGTGGCCCTGCATTGTCATGTGTTTGTGGCACCAGTGAAGTAAGAGCAGCCGCATCATGGGATTGTCCTCACAGCGCAGTGAGATGCGTTATAGGGAATCTCAGATATCTCGGACTCCTGGTGCCCCATGCCTTCTGTGGAACAGAAAGTTACAACTGAAAGGAGCTAAGTCTCAGTGACGCTGCACCTGAGATTATAAGCCATGCTTCTCAGAACCAGCAGGATTCAACAGCTGTGGCTACCACTAACGCAGATCCTCAAGGCTGAGGTATGTCATTCCGTACCGCCCTTCGTGGatacagctgctgcagctggttcTGTTTGAAGGGCACTTGGTTCCCTTGCACATTGCAGTTGTGCCCTATAAAACAATACTGGTGATACAATATTAATTGGTGATAGTGATTAATTAACAGCAAATGAGCTGTAACATGGGTTGCTGCATTCCCCATAGCATTACTGACCTGAATGTCAGCATTTAGCTTCAGCTGTCTTGCCTAAGCCTGGGTCATGTAGTTTGACACTTAAAGCACTGTTTAATTAAGGTGGAAACTCCAGTGTGCCTAGAAATCAATTTAGGAAGAATTGATTGTACCATGAACTAATTGCAATGAAAGCAGGTTCTGTATTAATTACTGCTCTGCATTTAAACAGCTGGTGTTCCATTTATTAGAGAACAGCCACAATTTATTAAGTCTGATGTTTGCTACATTGGAATTGCATGTTATTCTAACCTGGCtgttttttattggaaaaatttAGTAGCTGAAGTAATTAATTTCTGCTTAAAACTTTTACTAAAAATCCCCCTACTAGAGGGGGAGCAGATTAATGTATGGCTGTTTgatattaaacagaattttaCATCAGCAGACTTCGATTACATCTCGCATGCTTATCTTACTTCGTGGCTTCCAAATATCTGTTTATACCATAACTATCAGTAGAGATGATCTTAAGTGGGAAGATTTTGACgtatttgaaagttttctttcatcTAGATCAGGTAATGGCTGATCTAGATCAAGTAATTTCTGTCAAAATACAACATAGTGAATTTCATATACTTAACCTGTAGTTTATATATTGCACCTTCCATTTAGCAAATCTCTGTGTAATACAACTGTTTGAGAACTACGAGATTGTACTCCAGTCTCTTAAGTTCCActcttatttttcagcatttaaatGGAGGTGGTAATAcctgttgttgcttttttgtttcttgcagGTATGTTCGAGCAGAAGTACTTGCTGGTTTTGTAAATGGTTTATTCCTCATCTTTACAgcattcttcattttttctgaagGTGTTGAGGTATGTTGTGAAGTCAATTGCACTATTAACTGTCACGTTTCTATTTGTAGAGCATATTTAATGGGGATAAAATTATTGAAATTGATTATGTTCACTCTTGCAACACTTAGCTTCAGATCCAAATTGTGTTAGGCCTGTAATGTCTCATTGAAAAGAAACTTCCAAAGAGAGTAGggtaaaaaagaattaaaaaaaaaaaatctagatttcagaagttttgaaaaatgcCAAATTTGTTCTCAGTCTTCATTTCATTCCCCTCATCCCCTCACCCTTctaaggggaagggaagaaatgaTGTTCTAGACTCTTGGAAGTTGTTTGGATGATGGGTAATCCATGTATGACAACAAACTTGAATGTTTTCATATGGTATTGAGCCACATCCCACAGCATAATGAAATTTTATGATAAAAGTTAGCTAGACTATCAGAATATTATACTATACTTTCACAGCTTTAATAATAAAACTTCAGCTTCAGACAGTAAGAATTAGTCTGTGTACCATCCCAAAAACTGTAAGTCCTGAGTAATTTCTAATTATGTCTTTATATATGCCTGTTTGTATGAAAATGCTCCTGTATCTAAGCAGTATTTTCAGTGCCTTTTAATAATGTAAAGAGATTGTAGAACTCTACATTTGCTtcttggtttgttgggtttttttggtttttttagagagCACTGGAGCCTCCTGACGTGCATCATGAGAGACTTCTTCCTGTTTCTATACTAGGATTCATTGTAAATCTTATAGGAATATTTGTTTTTCAACACGGAGGTCATGGGCATTCACATGGCTCTGGTAGGATGTCTATAATTTTCAGTACTGTTTCCTTTCTTGGCACCTTGTGTTCCAGGACCTTATAATCTTCCAATGAGAACTCCACGATtaaattttaatgtctttttagTGGCAATCCTAGCCAAATGTGTATGTGACTTGTTGCAATATTGACTTTTATGTTTTATCACTAGCCCTAGTATGTCACTGCCGTACTTCTCATTTAATATCCATTAACTGGAAGACCTAGCATGCCAGAATCTGCTTTCTGGAACATGCACTCTTCTGCACCTTATTGGAAGTGATTTGCAGAGTGTCTTTTGGACAAAATTAAGCTGGAGTTAAGTGAGGTCTTGGCTGGAAAATTTACAAAACAGTGTCTGAACCAAATTTTAAGTATGGGATGATTCAGCTTCAGGTGCTTCTCAACTTAGTGTCTTTTGAATTTGAATGCAGAATTTATTTGCCTAAATATATATGGTAAAcattttgtttggggtttttttctgcaaagctaatTGGTATATCTTTCAGCTTAACATATAAACTGATACAGACTGATGGCAGAAAATAGTCTTTGGTCTTTAAGCAGCAATTTAAGCTTGAATTTTTAACGTGTGAATGATAGCCGATTTCTGGTTTCTTAAAACAGCTGTTTTTAATGTGCTTGTATCTAATTATGTGTACATTTTCCAAATTGTACTAAAAGTGTAGCACAACTTGTCTCAAAGTAAGAATGTATAAAAGCACTTGACTTCTCAAATCAGGTATGTATTACACAGCTGCACAGCATAGATTTAGATGACAAACAGCTTGTGTTAATTTTCTTAACTTACTTAAAGCCATACCTTAACATGACCTAAAACATGAATAGGTTTCGAGTAGCTTAGAAACAAATGTAAGCATACTTTTATTCAACGTTTAAATTTATACTCTGACGGTGATATTTGTTTATAGGGCATGAACACAGCCATTCCCTATTTAATGGTGGTCTCAGCCACGGACACAGTCACGGAGGTCATGGTCACAGCCATGAACATAAACATGCCCATGGACACACTCATGATCGTGGCCATAGCCATGGACACTCTCATGGTCAGGATTATTGTCATGGTAAGTACTTAGTTAATGTCACAGACCATCTTGACTCAATTTAAATTTGCTATTAatgatttactgaaaaaaaagagagggtgcTGGCAGCTTGTTGCGAGCATACACGGAAGTAGTTTCACTAAATGTGTGGTATGCTACGCCACCACCATGTTTTGTGGCTCATTTTGGTAAGTGCTGTTTCACTTGCAGTAAGTTCAGTGTTAGTTTTTAAAGGTTTTGCTTTACCTGCATTTTTTTGAATGTTCATTGTGATGTTATGTGTTGGCAAAAGATAAAACAGATGTATGCTATAGCAATATAGTGAAATTAGTTATTGAGTGCtttgtttcaatttttcattaaagTCAATAGACAAGCTGCTTTGCTAGTGTTCTTCATTTGAATAATTTTACAGATCAAGGTATTAGGAAAGATGAACAAGCAATTTTACTTTGGGTACTTAGGGATTGATATGTCATACTTGGTTTGGGATCTCAAATATAAGATTTTCCCTGTCTTGTATAATTGTAATCTGTTTTAAAGCTGGTTATGAAAAAGGTACTTGGTATTTTAGCTGCACTTAAATCTTTTCTATAAAGGCAAACAATCTGTGAAGAGACATCCATGCAAAATATGATCGGTAGCTTTCACTATGGGAGAAGAGACAGTGTGGTTACTACCTATTTGAAACAATGCAAGTGAAAGCCTTATTGTAATGCAGGGTTGTCAATCCTTCCTGCCTAAGCCATAAACTAGAATCTGATGTGACTGAAAATGTGCCCATACAGAGCAGGGAATAGTGTGGTAACTTGCAGGCAGGAGGTGACAAAGAGTATAAAAAGATTTATGTGTACCTTCCTTGCTATTTTTAGTAGAAAATTGGTGCTTGTTTTCCGAGTGTTCTCCTGGAGTTTGGTTGGAAagcaggagctccctcctcctgcctcttccttgctctccccatgccccccaccccagtggaGCAGCAAATGTAGCTATCTGTTTTGTGCAATTTGATACTGAAATCAACTTTTGCATAAATTATTATATATCTTCACTGGAAGTCATTTGCTATCCTTTAAcaagtttttcttaaaatctttgaTGTGTTCCGCAGAGGCATTCATCTGCTTGGATGAGAGGATTTTTTGACTTAGTTCTACCTTCTCCAAGTCTTATCCTTGTTGTTTTACAATAGGTATAAATGCTTGCTTAAGTGAAATATTTCTGGTTAGCAAATTTATTTGACCTTACTCTTCTTGTTTGCGTGTATGGCTTGTATTCTTGAGGGggccttattttttttcttattatataAGAAAGGTCTTACttctcagtttgttttcattaaaaaatgttgatctttttatttttatgtatacatatataaaatctATTATGTAaagtgctattttcttttttaaaaaaagtgttttaagacTTTTAACTTAATTGCTGCATTAAACAATAGCTAGAGTAAAAGCTAGTCATTGTGAACAGCTTGTCTGTTCAAGAAATTTCAGAAAGGAAGACCATAACAGAATGTACCACTAGAGAGAGCCTTTGTGTAGGTTAATATGCCAATAATTGTCTTCACAGATGACCATTCTCTTGAAGGGATGGCTGGATCCAGCAAACAGATTTTACAAGGTATGATGAAAATAAGTATAGTGGTTTATTAGTTTTATCATGGTCTGCCTGCCTGTGACTGTTTGTCACACATCTGTTTCAGATGGTGCCTCCGGGTAAACACTACATTTTTCTTAGAGGAGCTATTTTATGAAGTCCCCTTCCACCTGTAAACAGAGCAGTGCCATACGCTGTGCATGGCTAGGCATTGAGACACTCACTGAAGTCTAAATGTAATGCAGCGTCAACACAGTTTAAAAGGGACATCCCAAAAGCTGGGATTTAGCTTCTGTTACTGATGCTGAAAAgtcaaataataaaaatctagGAAAGAGTGGTTAAAAGCAGAAACTTTAGGAGCCTAATTGCAATGTATGCTCTGGAAAGTGAAAAACAGTATTATTAAGATagaatgtatttgaaaaatgcagattGATATAGTTGTTAAAGGGCACCTGAGCTTAAAACTTGCATCTCATCAAGCTATTACAGTTGGTTTAGACAAGATAGTAATTCACTCTAAATTGTGTGGAGTCCATGACCTCCTGAGCATTAGTGTAAATAAAACTGACATCCTCGTTATCAGTAATTTGagctttgattaattttttttgcagcaTTCAAGAGGGAGAAAATAATGTAATGTAAGAGGTAGCAATTATTTGGCATACCCAAATGTACATACTGTTTTCTCTAGTTGGATGATTTTCTGGCTTGTCTGTAGTCtttgaaaaggaacattttcaacCTCTTCCAGAACTTAGAGTATACCatattacatatatgtatactCAGTACTTCAGTAGAAGATATTTGAAAGTCAGTCTTTTCATGAAAGGCACGTTTTAATTGAAGCATATTAAAAAGACtcaattttatataattttattttaatttttcaatactGCGGTGGGTTGGCTCCGGCCAGCAACTAGGCACccagcagctgcttgctcactcctgcagtgggacagggaagagaattagaagagtaaaagcgagaactACTCTtggattgagataaaggcagtttactaagtgaaggggaaaaaaaaaaagaaaaaagaaaagaaaaaaaaaccaaacaaaaaacaaatgatgcaaagACAATCgcccaccacctcccaccagcagatcAATGCCtggccagtctctgagcaactgCTGACTTAGAAAGACTGCTcctcagttttattgctgagcgtgatgttatatggtatggaatatcctcctggtcagttggggccagctgtcctggctgtgtcccctcccagcatctTGCCCACCCCGCCCTACTTGCTGTGGGGGCAGAGTGAGGAAcggaaggccttgatgctgtgcaagcgcTGTTtggcaatagctaaaacattggtgtgttatcagcacggTTCTAGTCACAAATCTAAACGACAGCATCATGCAGGCTGCTATGGAGAAAACCGAACTCCATCCCAGCCGGACCCAGTACAAATGTAGACTTGGAAAAACCACTAAAGAGCTGATTTATAGTTGTGCGTTGTTTTTATGAGGAGGGATTATCTGAGTATGGAGAATTGTCttaaaaaagctgtttctgaatGACTGTTCCCGTCATTGCCAGCAGGGAGCTCCAAAGGCTAAATTTTAGCTAGCTGCAAAGCGcttgtttctttgtcttttaagGTAGTGTGttattcttca is a window encoding:
- the SLC30A7 gene encoding zinc transporter 7 translates to MLPLSIKDDEYKPPKLNLLRKVSGWFRSILADKTSRNLFFFLCLNLSFAFVELLYGIWSNSLGLISDSFHMFFDCTALLAGLAASVISKWRSNDAFSYGYVRAEVLAGFVNGLFLIFTAFFIFSEGVERALEPPDVHHERLLPVSILGFIVNLIGIFVFQHGGHGHSHGSGHEHSHSLFNGGLSHGHSHGGHGHSHEHKHAHGHTHDRGHSHGHSHGQDYCHDDHSLEGMAGSSKQILQGVFLHIVADTLGSIGVIISAILMQNYGLMIADPICSMLIALLIGVSIVPLLRESIGILMQRTPPSLENALPQCYQRVQQLQGVYSLHDPHFWTLCTDVYIGTLKLLVAPDADGRWILSQTHNIFTQAGVRQLYIQIDVAAM